In Paroedura picta isolate Pp20150507F chromosome 1, Ppicta_v3.0, whole genome shotgun sequence, the following are encoded in one genomic region:
- the CD164 gene encoding sialomucin core protein 24 produces MRSCRPPAPLGLAVLLVAAASCLALLDGGAAPGDEADCINHRSCDSCLNSTLNSSCIWLQCKEESQSRCKNQTNEQENCTVYKGQEQCLVTPINGTTSAPPGNITTIPIPGNATHTSSPKVTTTTANATVTTTPGTQPSRKSTFDASSFIGGIVLVLGLQAVIFFLYKFCKSKDQNYHTL; encoded by the exons ATGCGCTCCTGCCGACCCCCCGCTCCCCTGGGCCTCGCCGTGCTGCTCGTTGCCGCCGCCTCCTGCCTCGCCCTCCTGGACGGAGGCGCTGCGCCGGGGGACGAAG CTGATTGCATAAACCATAGGAGCTGTGATTCCTGTCTTAATAGTACCTTAAACTCTAGCTGTATATGGCTTCAGTGCAAAG AAGAGAGTCAGTCCCGAtgtaaaaatcaaacaaatgaaCAGGAAAATTGTACAGTTTATAAAGGTCAAGAGCAGTGCTTGG TTACTCCTATCAATGGCACAACTAGTGCGCCTCCCGGAAACATAACCACCATTCCTATCCCAG GTAATGCAACACATACCTCTTCACCCAAAGTAACAACTACTACTGCTAATGCTacagtaaccactacaccag GCACGCAACCATCCCGCAAATCCACGTTTGATGCTTCCAGCTTTATTGGTGGGATTGTCCTTGTATTGGGTCTTCAAGCAGTAATATTCTTCCTGTATAAATTTTGCAAGTCCAAAGATCAAAACTACCATACACTCTAG